A region of Paractinoplanes abujensis DNA encodes the following proteins:
- a CDS encoding amino acid permease, with protein MATTSGRPGIFAVRDVRSLITETAEEGQGLKKAVGATHLTAMGVGAIIGTGIFVVIGEGAGIAGPAVILSFVLAAVACAFSALSYAELASSIPVAGSAYTYTYATLGELVAWIIGWDLILEYGVSVAAIAVGWGGNLNAFLDSAFGVALPDAIAKSPEDGGVFNLPAVFVVLAITFLLIRGVTESARVNLVMVAVKLVVLLFFIVVAFANFGTGNFQPFAPEGVDGVTAAAAVIFFAYIGFDAVSTGSEEAKQPARDLPLAIIGSLVICTIFYVLTAVGAIGIASPEQLEGSDAPLAAALDQGAGISWAAAVLALGAVVAITSVVLVIMYGQTRIFFAMCRDGLLPQRLAQVNQRYGTPARLTLVLGVLIAILAALVPLSEIVKLVNIGTLFAFVLVNIGVIVLRRTRPEMPRPYRVPWSPVLPILGIAFAIYLMSDLPWDTWVRFVVWLVIGVLIYWLYGYKHSRLRREQQGGTPGWARTPEDGDPQ; from the coding sequence ATGGCGACAACTTCGGGACGCCCGGGCATCTTCGCGGTGCGCGACGTCCGGTCCCTCATCACCGAGACGGCCGAGGAGGGCCAAGGTCTCAAGAAGGCGGTCGGTGCCACGCATCTGACCGCGATGGGTGTCGGCGCCATCATCGGCACCGGCATTTTCGTGGTGATCGGTGAGGGGGCCGGCATCGCCGGGCCCGCGGTCATCCTGTCCTTCGTGCTGGCCGCGGTGGCCTGCGCGTTCTCGGCGCTGTCGTACGCGGAGCTGGCCTCGTCGATCCCGGTCGCGGGCAGCGCGTACACCTATACCTACGCCACCCTGGGCGAGCTGGTGGCCTGGATCATCGGGTGGGACCTGATCCTGGAGTACGGGGTCTCGGTCGCGGCCATCGCCGTCGGCTGGGGCGGCAACCTCAACGCGTTCCTCGACTCCGCGTTCGGGGTCGCCCTGCCGGACGCGATCGCCAAGTCGCCCGAGGACGGCGGCGTCTTCAACCTGCCCGCCGTGTTCGTGGTCCTGGCCATCACGTTCCTGCTGATCCGGGGCGTGACCGAGAGCGCCCGGGTCAACCTGGTGATGGTCGCGGTCAAGCTGGTCGTCCTGCTGTTCTTCATCGTCGTGGCGTTCGCGAACTTCGGCACCGGCAACTTCCAGCCGTTCGCGCCCGAGGGAGTGGACGGGGTGACCGCGGCCGCGGCGGTGATCTTCTTCGCCTATATCGGCTTCGACGCGGTCTCGACCGGCAGCGAGGAGGCCAAGCAGCCCGCCCGCGACCTGCCCCTGGCCATCATCGGCTCGCTGGTCATCTGCACGATCTTCTACGTGCTGACCGCGGTCGGCGCGATCGGCATCGCCTCGCCCGAGCAGCTCGAGGGCAGCGACGCGCCGCTGGCGGCCGCGCTCGACCAGGGCGCCGGGATCAGCTGGGCGGCCGCGGTGCTGGCGCTGGGCGCCGTCGTCGCGATCACGAGCGTGGTGCTGGTCATCATGTACGGCCAGACCCGCATCTTCTTCGCCATGTGCCGCGACGGCCTGCTCCCCCAGCGGCTGGCCCAGGTCAACCAGCGTTACGGCACGCCGGCCCGGCTGACCCTGGTGCTGGGTGTGCTGATCGCGATCCTGGCCGCGCTGGTGCCGCTGAGCGAAATCGTCAAGCTCGTCAACATCGGCACGCTGTTCGCGTTCGTGCTGGTCAACATCGGCGTGATCGTGCTGCGGCGGACCCGGCCGGAGATGCCCCGGCCGTACCGGGTGCCGTGGTCGCCGGTGCTGCCGATCCTCGGTATCGCGTTCGCGATCTATCTGATGAGCGACCTGCCCTGGGACACCTGGGTGCGGTTCGTGGTCTGGCTCGTCATCGGCGTGCTGATCTACTGGCTGTACGGCTACAAGCACTCCCGCCTGCGCCGCGAGCAGCAGGGCGGCACCCCGGGCTGGGCCCGTACGCCGGAGGACGGTGACCCGCAATGA
- a CDS encoding DUF5990 family protein, producing the protein MPGLTGSLPLTDGFGDPICARVRPPVIAWEVR; encoded by the coding sequence TTGCCGGGGCTGACCGGCTCCCTCCCGCTGACCGACGGGTTCGGCGACCCGATCTGCGCCCGCGTCCGTCCGCCGGTGATCGCATGGGAGGTGCGATGA
- a CDS encoding universal stress protein — translation MTGPVIAGVDGGTAAADALALGHWFAETLGAPLVVAVVHPAPAALGSGRVDAEWVADRHRAAQRVLDDARATLTGVRGEVAFRMVASSSAAHGLHDLAEQTQAAMVVIGSGRHATRERLMAGSTAERLLAGSVCPIAIAPAAMPAPPTEQRRIGVAYVDTPDGRTALTAAAEMARRTGDTLKLYTVVAEGDASLPFLIGDDVERAFLETARETYEQSLRKAADSLPGVTAEWQVVAGDVVDTLADLTDVDVLYCGSRGYGPARRVLLGGVSTRLIRRACRPLVVVPRSG, via the coding sequence ATGACCGGCCCGGTGATCGCCGGGGTGGACGGGGGCACGGCCGCCGCCGACGCGCTGGCCCTGGGTCACTGGTTCGCCGAGACGCTCGGGGCCCCTCTCGTGGTGGCCGTCGTGCATCCGGCCCCGGCCGCCCTGGGCTCGGGCCGGGTCGACGCCGAGTGGGTCGCCGACCGGCACCGTGCCGCGCAGCGCGTGCTCGACGACGCCCGCGCCACGCTCACCGGCGTACGGGGGGAAGTGGCTTTTCGGATGGTCGCCTCGTCGTCGGCCGCGCACGGGCTGCACGACCTGGCCGAGCAGACGCAGGCGGCGATGGTGGTGATCGGCTCGGGGCGGCACGCCACGCGGGAGCGGCTGATGGCCGGCAGCACCGCCGAACGACTGCTCGCGGGCAGCGTCTGCCCGATCGCCATCGCTCCCGCCGCGATGCCCGCCCCGCCCACCGAGCAGCGGCGGATCGGCGTGGCCTACGTGGACACGCCGGACGGGCGGACCGCGCTCACCGCCGCGGCCGAGATGGCCCGCCGCACCGGGGACACGCTCAAGCTCTACACCGTGGTCGCCGAGGGGGACGCCTCGCTGCCGTTCCTCATCGGCGACGACGTCGAGCGGGCGTTCCTGGAGACGGCCCGCGAGACGTACGAGCAATCGCTGCGCAAGGCGGCCGACTCGTTGCCCGGCGTGACCGCCGAATGGCAGGTGGTGGCCGGTGACGTCGTCGACACGCTGGCCGACCTGACCGACGTGGACGTGCTGTACTGCGGCTCGCGCGGCTACGGCCCGGCCCGGCGGGTGCTGCTGGGCGGCGTCTCGACCCGGCTGATCCGGCGTGCCTGCCGTCCGCTGGTCGTGGTGCCGCGCAGCGGTTAG
- a CDS encoding ATP-grasp domain-containing protein: protein MADVEHTIGLLLGTEDDWPRAFEALVRRLGTINGPDGKTHRVSSERVTIEPFNLRYKPRHELVIDRLAYWYYHPREWLKKIALMDDVYLLNSPFTFQSMEKHAAYCAMMRLGLKVPETVLVPYKNPLDNSRYAYTAARYNQAFDLDATAAQVGYPMFMKPYDGGAWVGVSKIRDPQELHAAYDASGERLMHLQASVENYDVFARSLTIGPETMVMKFRPEQPMHARYEVDHNFLGAEQGDEVVTISRLVNAFFRWEFNSCESLVRGDDVHPIDYANACPDVALTSLHYYFPWAMSALLRWSVFCVVTGRKPRLDTDTSAYFAIGDDPSLSYAEKLAGYRKLADDYFEADRYADFCDRYLGNVDEIVYDWVTSEEFRSLLRETVRAMYPVHEHEKFLAHFGGLLDAWVRDR from the coding sequence GTGGCGGACGTCGAACACACCATCGGACTTCTACTCGGAACGGAAGACGACTGGCCCCGGGCCTTCGAGGCCCTGGTCCGGCGGCTCGGAACCATCAACGGGCCGGACGGCAAGACGCACCGGGTCTCCTCCGAGCGTGTCACCATCGAGCCGTTCAACCTGCGCTACAAGCCGCGCCACGAACTGGTCATCGACCGGCTGGCCTACTGGTACTACCACCCCCGCGAGTGGCTCAAGAAGATCGCGCTGATGGACGACGTGTACCTGCTGAACAGCCCGTTCACGTTCCAGTCGATGGAGAAGCACGCGGCCTACTGCGCGATGATGCGGCTCGGCCTCAAAGTGCCCGAGACGGTGCTGGTGCCGTACAAGAATCCCCTGGACAACAGCCGGTACGCGTACACGGCGGCCCGCTACAACCAGGCGTTCGACCTCGACGCGACAGCCGCGCAAGTCGGCTATCCGATGTTCATGAAGCCGTACGACGGTGGCGCCTGGGTCGGCGTCTCCAAGATCCGCGACCCGCAGGAGCTGCACGCCGCGTACGACGCCTCCGGCGAACGGCTCATGCATCTGCAGGCGTCCGTCGAGAACTACGACGTGTTCGCCCGCTCGCTGACCATCGGCCCCGAGACGATGGTCATGAAGTTCCGCCCCGAGCAGCCCATGCACGCCCGCTACGAGGTCGACCACAACTTCCTCGGCGCCGAGCAGGGCGACGAGGTGGTGACCATCTCGCGGCTGGTCAACGCGTTCTTCCGCTGGGAGTTCAACTCGTGCGAGTCGCTGGTGCGCGGCGACGACGTGCACCCCATCGACTACGCCAACGCGTGCCCCGACGTGGCGCTGACCTCACTGCACTACTACTTCCCGTGGGCCATGTCGGCGCTCCTGCGCTGGTCGGTGTTCTGCGTGGTGACCGGGCGCAAGCCGCGCCTCGACACGGACACGTCGGCCTACTTCGCGATCGGCGACGACCCTTCCCTCTCGTACGCGGAGAAGCTCGCCGGATACCGCAAGCTCGCCGACGACTACTTCGAGGCCGACCGCTACGCCGACTTCTGCGACCGCTACCTGGGCAACGTCGACGAGATCGTCTACGACTGGGTCACCTCGGAGGAGTTCCGCTCGCTGCTGCGCGAGACTGTCCGGGCGATGTATCCGGTGCACGAGCACGAGAAGTTCCTGGCCCACTTCGGCGGCCTGCTCGACGCCTGGGTCCGCGACCGCTGA
- a CDS encoding SWIM zinc finger family protein gives MTDLPVAFLSTFESLRMGPTFARGRRDERAGHVRSLTISSSLVVAQVRGPDDPRAFRSRIAVRAFGASEWAALEASLAQEARFTAQLLDGRMPAGIGEVFAAAGLSLVPLSLDEVALDCTCERWPMPCVHLAATCYALARSFQEDPFGVFAWRGRGRDELLSHLRELRSALAVASSAPPAAPATGPSAAAAEDLGDVADFWGSALPPAASTGGRPGAVSRPDALLDQLDPPPLAEGGRPITDVLRPAYLALPDE, from the coding sequence TTGACTGACTTGCCGGTCGCCTTCCTGAGCACCTTCGAGTCGTTGCGGATGGGGCCTACCTTCGCCCGCGGCCGCCGCGACGAACGGGCCGGGCACGTACGCAGCCTGACCATCTCGTCCAGCCTGGTCGTGGCGCAGGTGCGCGGGCCCGACGACCCGCGCGCCTTCCGGTCCCGGATCGCCGTGCGCGCCTTCGGGGCCTCCGAGTGGGCCGCCCTGGAAGCTTCGCTCGCGCAGGAGGCCCGCTTCACGGCCCAGCTGCTCGACGGACGCATGCCGGCCGGGATCGGCGAGGTCTTCGCGGCGGCCGGGCTGAGCCTGGTGCCGTTGTCGCTCGACGAGGTCGCCCTGGACTGCACGTGTGAACGGTGGCCGATGCCGTGCGTCCACCTGGCCGCCACGTGCTACGCGCTGGCCCGCAGCTTCCAGGAGGACCCGTTCGGGGTCTTCGCCTGGCGCGGCCGGGGGCGCGACGAGCTGCTGTCCCACTTGCGCGAGCTGCGCAGTGCCCTCGCGGTGGCGTCGTCCGCCCCTCCTGCAGCCCCGGCGACCGGGCCTTCCGCCGCGGCCGCCGAAGATCTCGGCGACGTGGCCGACTTCTGGGGTTCCGCACTGCCTCCGGCCGCATCCACCGGCGGCCGGCCCGGCGCGGTGAGCAGGCCCGATGCGCTGCTCGACCAGCTCGATCCGCCACCGCTGGCCGAAGGCGGCCGCCCGATCACCGACGTGCTGCGCCCCGCCTACCTCGCCCTTCCCGACGAGTAG
- a CDS encoding STAS domain-containing protein, with protein MGEAVMTTRRQADGAIVVDVRGSLDAATVGALRDTLLGTVQRERPLTLIVDLTYVTFMDSQGIGTLVTGYHAARETGTRFVLRNPSEFVHRQLRVTGLAEMFGLPPSSSPSQTYTP; from the coding sequence GTGGGCGAGGCGGTGATGACGACGCGGCGCCAGGCGGACGGCGCGATCGTCGTCGACGTGCGGGGCAGCCTCGACGCCGCGACCGTGGGCGCGTTGCGCGACACCCTGCTCGGCACGGTGCAGCGGGAACGTCCGCTGACCCTGATCGTCGACCTCACCTACGTCACGTTCATGGACTCGCAGGGCATCGGCACGCTGGTCACGGGTTACCACGCGGCCCGCGAGACCGGCACCCGGTTCGTGCTGCGCAACCCCAGCGAGTTCGTGCACCGGCAGCTGCGCGTCACCGGCCTGGCCGAGATGTTCGGCCTGCCCCCGTCGTCGTCGCCCAGCCAGACCTACACACCCTGA
- a CDS encoding DEAD/DEAH box helicase — MRVLHGFVGRDGSLNLWGEGGPTAEPGHPFALPVARLPAGDQRGATLVLPSTSAGPLPSPQFGLPPRRGTPKLRAWPVPAVTVPFLDAEVTAEFDGRLGRSVEWLVELCEFAADLVRRGRVLPAVHPHGPTARWRPVLTGFDALHRDDLLLRMPAAARAERARPGDVAGLPAQDALAAALERLVDGLVRTRLAEAGVQLGAGWLAALTGEPAFTAAPGLVDELADRLDHWHTSALTGAAVRLCFRLTHLAELEPDEPDAVDPDPAVVPARDAWLLEFLLQAVDEPSALVTAADIWRDSYAPLRRWTHHPQERLLGALGRAARLYPDLEAALRVPRPVDMVLDTEEAHRFLTHAATLEEAGYGVLLPAWWQDKPGLGLGLNLRPRDPIPAVLRDQTADLAHLVDYDWGLALGGRVLTSEELADLAKAKVPLVRLRGRWVYLDADRLDAGLRFLAHGGGTMTAGNALRTIKLLPPEELPLPVTTVSGAGWAADLLSGELEHRLDLLDAPAELRGELRPYQRRGFSWLAFLDQLGLGACLADDMGLGKTVQLLALLLHRRSGPALLICPLSVLGNWQREIARFAPSLSVHVLHGDDRRLLDADLVLTTYSIAVRDADLLAAVQWDRVVLDEAQHVKNSAGQAARAIRRLPSRMRIALTGTPVENRLAELWSILDYLNPGVLASAHTFRARFAVPIERYADEEAAARLRQATRPFLLRRVKNDPVVINDLPDKQHVRHLCGLTGEQTTLYRAILDEMTTRLDESTDRWNKGIVLAGMTKLKQACVHPALLLGDGSPLPGRSGKLERLEEIVDGALAQGESVLCFTQFAKFGRMLTPHLAARFGAPVRFLHGGLSRSARDAMVAEFQADSRPGVFVLSLKAGGTGLNLTAANHVVHIDRWWNPATEEQATDRAFRIGQQRDVRVHTLVCLGTLEERIDRLLADKGVLAARVVGNGEGWLTALSTTELRDLLTLAPEAIVD; from the coding sequence GTGCGGGTGCTGCACGGCTTCGTCGGCCGCGACGGTTCGCTCAACCTGTGGGGTGAGGGTGGGCCGACGGCCGAGCCCGGGCATCCCTTCGCCCTCCCAGTCGCCCGGCTCCCCGCGGGGGACCAGCGCGGGGCCACGCTCGTGCTGCCCTCCACCAGCGCCGGGCCGCTGCCGTCGCCGCAGTTCGGGCTGCCGCCCCGGCGGGGCACGCCCAAGTTGCGGGCGTGGCCGGTGCCCGCCGTGACCGTGCCGTTCCTGGACGCCGAGGTCACGGCCGAGTTCGACGGGCGGCTGGGCCGGTCCGTCGAGTGGCTCGTCGAGCTCTGCGAGTTCGCGGCCGACCTGGTGCGCCGGGGCCGGGTGCTGCCCGCCGTGCACCCGCACGGCCCCACCGCCCGCTGGCGCCCCGTGCTCACCGGCTTCGACGCCTTGCACCGTGACGACCTGCTGCTGCGCATGCCCGCGGCCGCCCGCGCCGAACGGGCCCGCCCCGGCGACGTGGCCGGCCTGCCCGCCCAGGACGCGCTGGCCGCCGCGCTCGAACGCCTCGTCGACGGCCTCGTGCGCACCCGCCTGGCCGAGGCCGGCGTGCAGCTCGGGGCGGGCTGGCTGGCCGCGCTCACCGGCGAGCCCGCCTTCACTGCTGCCCCCGGGCTGGTCGACGAGCTGGCCGACCGCCTCGACCACTGGCACACCAGCGCGCTCACCGGCGCCGCCGTCCGGCTCTGCTTCCGCCTCACCCACCTGGCCGAGCTCGAACCCGACGAGCCCGACGCGGTCGACCCCGACCCGGCTGTCGTCCCGGCCCGCGACGCCTGGCTGCTCGAGTTTCTGCTGCAGGCCGTCGACGAGCCCAGTGCCCTGGTCACCGCGGCCGACATCTGGCGCGACAGCTACGCCCCGCTGCGCCGCTGGACCCACCACCCGCAGGAACGCCTGCTGGGCGCGCTCGGACGGGCCGCCCGCCTCTATCCCGACCTCGAGGCCGCGTTGCGCGTGCCCCGTCCGGTCGACATGGTGCTGGACACCGAGGAGGCGCACCGCTTCCTCACTCACGCGGCCACCCTGGAGGAGGCCGGCTACGGCGTGCTGCTGCCGGCCTGGTGGCAGGACAAACCCGGCCTCGGGCTCGGCCTCAACCTGCGTCCCCGCGACCCGATCCCCGCGGTGCTGCGCGACCAGACGGCCGACCTGGCCCATCTCGTCGACTACGACTGGGGCCTGGCCCTGGGCGGGCGGGTGCTGACCAGCGAGGAGCTCGCCGACCTGGCCAAAGCCAAAGTTCCCCTCGTACGGCTGCGGGGCCGCTGGGTGTATCTCGACGCCGACCGCCTCGACGCCGGGCTGCGCTTCCTGGCTCACGGCGGCGGCACGATGACCGCGGGCAACGCGCTGCGCACGATCAAACTGCTGCCCCCCGAGGAGCTGCCGCTGCCGGTCACCACGGTCAGCGGCGCGGGCTGGGCCGCCGACCTGCTCTCGGGCGAGCTCGAACACCGCCTGGACCTGCTCGACGCGCCGGCCGAGTTGCGGGGCGAGCTCCGGCCGTACCAGCGCCGGGGTTTCTCCTGGCTCGCGTTCCTTGATCAGCTCGGCCTGGGGGCGTGCCTGGCCGACGACATGGGGCTCGGCAAGACCGTGCAGCTGCTGGCCCTGCTGCTGCACCGGCGCTCGGGGCCGGCCCTGCTGATCTGCCCGCTGTCGGTGCTGGGCAACTGGCAGCGCGAAATCGCTCGCTTCGCGCCGTCGCTCAGCGTCCACGTCCTGCACGGCGACGACCGGCGGCTCCTCGACGCTGATCTTGTGCTGACTACGTACTCCATCGCCGTACGGGACGCGGATCTTTTGGCTGCCGTGCAGTGGGACAGGGTCGTGCTGGACGAGGCTCAGCACGTGAAGAACAGCGCCGGGCAGGCCGCTCGGGCGATTCGTCGTCTTCCTTCGCGGATGCGGATCGCGCTGACCGGCACCCCGGTGGAGAACCGGCTGGCCGAGCTGTGGTCGATCCTCGACTACCTCAACCCGGGCGTGCTCGCGTCGGCCCACACCTTCCGGGCGCGGTTCGCCGTGCCGATCGAGCGCTACGCCGACGAGGAGGCGGCCGCGCGGCTGCGCCAAGCCACCCGCCCCTTCCTGCTGCGCCGGGTCAAGAACGACCCCGTGGTGATCAACGACCTGCCCGACAAGCAGCACGTACGGCATCTGTGCGGGCTCACCGGCGAGCAGACCACGCTGTATCGGGCGATCCTCGACGAGATGACCACCCGGCTCGACGAGAGCACCGACCGCTGGAACAAAGGCATCGTGCTGGCCGGCATGACCAAGCTCAAACAGGCCTGCGTGCACCCGGCGTTGCTGCTGGGCGACGGGTCGCCGCTGCCGGGCCGCTCGGGCAAGCTGGAGCGCCTCGAGGAGATCGTCGACGGGGCGCTCGCGCAGGGCGAGAGCGTGCTCTGCTTCACGCAGTTCGCCAAGTTCGGGCGGATGCTGACGCCGCACCTGGCCGCCCGGTTCGGGGCGCCGGTGCGTTTCCTGCACGGCGGCCTGTCCCGTTCCGCCCGCGACGCCATGGTCGCCGAGTTCCAGGCGGACTCCCGCCCCGGCGTCTTCGTGTTGTCGTTGAAAGCCGGCGGCACGGGGCTCAACCTGACGGCGGCCAACCACGTCGTGCACATCGATCGCTGGTGGAACCCCGCCACCGAGGAACAGGCGACCGACCGCGCCTTCCGCATCGGCCAGCAGCGCGACGTGCGGGTGCACACCCTGGTCTGCCTGGGCACGCTGGAGGAACGCATCGACCGCCTGCTGGCCGACAAGGGCGTGCTGGCCGCGCGCGTGGTCGGCAACGGCGAAGGCTGGCTGACCGCGCTCTCCACCACCGAGCTGCGCGACCTGCTCACGCTCGCCCCGGAGGCCATCGTTGACTGA
- a CDS encoding alpha/beta hydrolase, giving the protein MERRRDPDWWTLPAAAGSWSTLDLRVKALRAELQARVWSPAEATGRVLVAHDGPDYDKHADLGRYAAASICAGRIQPCHVVLLPAGDRLQWYAALPAYARGLGLEILPQLSERLSGGRPVVAIGASLGALSLLHCQRRHPGPFAGLFLQSGSFFQPRFDRQESGFARYLPIVRWTGRVVRSSGGPAVPTTMTCGRLEENLANNRSMAEALRGQGYPVSFAQIEGGHDWPAWRDALDPHLTSLLRRVWP; this is encoded by the coding sequence ATGGAGCGGAGGCGTGACCCCGATTGGTGGACGCTTCCGGCCGCGGCCGGTTCGTGGTCGACGCTCGACCTGCGGGTCAAGGCGTTACGCGCCGAGCTGCAGGCGCGCGTCTGGTCCCCGGCCGAGGCCACCGGCCGGGTGCTGGTCGCTCACGACGGGCCCGACTACGACAAGCACGCCGACCTGGGCCGCTACGCCGCCGCGTCGATCTGCGCGGGCCGCATCCAGCCCTGCCACGTCGTGCTGCTGCCGGCCGGTGATCGCCTCCAGTGGTATGCGGCCCTCCCCGCATACGCCCGGGGCCTGGGGCTGGAGATCCTGCCGCAGCTGAGCGAGCGCCTGTCGGGCGGGCGGCCCGTGGTCGCGATCGGCGCCAGCCTGGGCGCGCTGTCCCTGCTGCACTGCCAGCGCCGGCACCCCGGCCCGTTCGCCGGGCTGTTCCTGCAGTCGGGCAGCTTCTTCCAGCCGCGCTTCGACCGGCAGGAATCGGGGTTCGCGCGCTACCTGCCGATCGTGCGCTGGACGGGCCGGGTCGTGCGCTCCAGCGGCGGTCCCGCCGTGCCGACGACGATGACCTGCGGCAGGCTCGAAGAAAATCTCGCCAACAACCGGAGCATGGCCGAGGCGCTGCGCGGGCAGGGCTATCCGGTCAGCTTCGCGCAGATCGAGGGCGGTCACGACTGGCCGGCGTGGCGCGACGCCCTCGACCCGCACCTGACATCGCTGCTGAGAAGAGTTTGGCCCTGA
- a CDS encoding serine/threonine-protein kinase, producing the protein MRMLGGRYQLVRRIGVGGMSEVWLGHDQVLDRPVAVKIMGPSLEGTLGDAASVDLVRTEARSAAKLAHPNVAGVHDFGTSRSEPSARDVPYIVMELVEGQTLSAHLAAGPIDWRIGVRICAEVAAALAAAHAELIVHRDIKPANVMLTPSGAKVLDFGIAASAGVPDPDPSVPVMGTPAYVAPELFENVPPTPASDMFALGTLLHQCISGHLPWRAETPTELVYAQRYRDPDPLPELDGLPPEVEDLVSRCLNRDPAERPTAMVAALLLAEAVDARVYVPIQDLQAADAHPAISPWDKRAAEEPTSVAVQAASAPPGASAVQAGGGRHRAD; encoded by the coding sequence ATGCGGATGCTGGGCGGGCGCTACCAGCTCGTACGGCGCATCGGCGTCGGGGGCATGTCCGAGGTGTGGCTGGGCCACGATCAGGTGCTCGATCGTCCGGTCGCCGTCAAGATCATGGGTCCCTCGCTGGAGGGCACGCTGGGCGACGCGGCGAGTGTCGATCTCGTGCGCACGGAGGCCCGCTCGGCGGCCAAACTGGCCCACCCCAATGTGGCCGGCGTGCACGACTTCGGCACGTCCCGCTCGGAGCCGTCCGCGCGCGACGTCCCGTACATCGTGATGGAACTGGTCGAGGGGCAGACGCTGAGCGCGCACCTGGCCGCGGGCCCCATCGACTGGCGGATCGGGGTGCGGATCTGCGCCGAGGTCGCGGCCGCGCTGGCCGCCGCGCACGCCGAGCTGATCGTGCACCGCGACATCAAGCCGGCCAACGTCATGCTCACGCCGTCCGGGGCCAAGGTGCTCGACTTCGGCATCGCGGCCTCGGCGGGCGTGCCCGACCCGGACCCGTCGGTGCCGGTGATGGGCACCCCGGCGTACGTGGCGCCCGAGCTCTTCGAGAACGTGCCGCCGACCCCGGCCAGCGACATGTTCGCCCTGGGCACGCTGCTGCACCAGTGCATCAGCGGGCATCTGCCGTGGCGGGCCGAGACGCCCACCGAACTCGTCTACGCCCAGCGGTACCGCGACCCCGACCCGCTGCCCGAGCTCGACGGCCTGCCGCCCGAGGTGGAGGACCTGGTGTCGCGCTGCCTCAACCGCGACCCGGCCGAACGTCCGACCGCCATGGTGGCCGCGCTGCTGCTGGCCGAGGCGGTGGACGCCCGGGTCTATGTGCCCATCCAGGATCTGCAGGCCGCCGACGCGCACCCGGCGATCTCACCGTGGGACAAGCGCGCCGCGGAGGAGCCCACCTCCGTCGCGGTCCAAGCCGCAAGCGCCCCGCCGGGCGCAAGCGCCGTGCAGGCCGGAGGTGGGCGCCACCGCGCCGACTAA